A stretch of Metabacillus sp. FJAT-52054 DNA encodes these proteins:
- a CDS encoding Gfo/Idh/MocA family oxidoreductase encodes MRMGIIGLGDIAKKAYLPVLSERKDLELVLCTRNQDTLQHLAQVYRHAETAQTVDELLTKNIDAAIVSTATEAHVETAEKLLENGISVYIDKPVSLDFSETKRIAELAEKSGKIAMTGFNRRFIPRVKELKEHGKASLILMQKNRFASPDHVRRFVVEDFIHVVDTLRFLMGTEVKDVKTEFMENEGLLDHIIVQLIGDGCTAIGIMNRNGGVTEEIIEYSAGRHKYIVNSLVETTHFHNKNISVTKFGDWEPTLFKRGFYQIMDHFIECVRENRVPNPSIKDSLITHEICERIVRQIDSQA; translated from the coding sequence ATGAGGATGGGAATCATCGGACTTGGCGACATCGCCAAAAAAGCGTACCTGCCCGTGCTATCGGAAAGAAAAGATCTAGAGCTTGTGCTTTGTACGAGGAATCAGGACACGCTGCAGCATCTTGCCCAGGTCTACAGACATGCGGAAACGGCTCAGACAGTGGACGAACTGCTGACTAAGAACATCGATGCCGCTATTGTCAGTACTGCGACAGAAGCGCACGTAGAGACGGCGGAAAAGCTGCTAGAAAACGGAATCAGCGTCTACATAGACAAGCCTGTATCTTTGGATTTCAGCGAAACAAAAAGAATCGCAGAGCTCGCTGAAAAAAGCGGCAAGATCGCGATGACCGGCTTCAACAGAAGATTCATCCCCCGTGTCAAAGAGCTGAAAGAACACGGCAAAGCAAGCCTGATTTTGATGCAGAAAAATCGGTTTGCCTCCCCTGATCATGTCCGAAGATTTGTCGTAGAGGACTTTATCCATGTGGTCGATACCCTCCGGTTCCTGATGGGGACAGAGGTAAAGGATGTAAAAACAGAGTTCATGGAAAATGAAGGTCTTCTGGATCACATCATCGTTCAGCTGATTGGAGACGGCTGCACGGCGATCGGAATCATGAACCGAAATGGCGGCGTGACGGAAGAAATCATTGAATACTCGGCCGGCCGGCATAAATATATAGTAAACAGTCTTGTCGAAACGACCCATTTCCATAATAAAAACATCAGCGTGACGAAGTTTGGTGACTGGGAGCCGACTCTGTTCAAGCGGGGATTCTATCAGATTATGGATCATTTTATTGAATGTGTGCGGGAAAATCGTGTTCCGAATCCTTCCATTAAGGATTCACTCATTACCCATGAGATTTGCGAGAGAATTGTGAGACAGATTGATTCGCAAGCCTAA